A region from the Tachyglossus aculeatus isolate mTacAcu1 chromosome X2, mTacAcu1.pri, whole genome shotgun sequence genome encodes:
- the LOC119949151 gene encoding cytochrome b561 domain-containing protein 2 isoform X2, whose amino-acid sequence MTPTSGLFSWHPVLMSLAFSFLMTEALLVFSPESSLLRSLSRKGRARCHWVLQLLALLCAVLGFGLIIYNKEVHGKTHLSTWHGRMGLLTVLWAGLQCTGGLALLYPKLLPHWPLAKLKLYHATSGLVGYLLGSTSLLLGMCSLWFTTTIPGKGWYLAALCPILTSLVIMNQVSNAYLYRKRIQP is encoded by the coding sequence ttctccttcctgatGACGGAAGCTCTGCTGGTTTTCTCCCCGGAGAGCTCCCTGCTGCGTTCGCTCTCCCGCAAGGGCCGGGCCCGCTGCCACTGGGTGCTGCAGCTGCTGGCCCTGCTCTGTGCCGTGCTAGGCTTTGGTCTCATCATCTACAACAAGGAGGTGCATGGCAAGACGCACCTGAGCACCTGGCATGGGCGGATGGGACTCCTGACCGTGCTGTGGGCTGGACTGCAGTGCACAGGGGGGCTAGCTCTGCTCTATCCCAAGCTGCTGCCACACTGGCCCTTAGCTAAACTGAAGCTCTATCATGCAACCTCAGGCCTGGTGGGTTACCTGCTGGGCAGCACCAGCCTATTGTTGGGCATGTGCTCCCTCTGGTTTACCACTACAATTCCAGGCAAGGGCTGGTACCTCGCTGCCCTCTGCCCCATCCTCACCAGCCTGGTCATCATGAACCAAGTGAGCAATGCCTATCTTTACCGCAAGAGGATCCAGCCCTGA